One part of the Arabidopsis thaliana chromosome 1 sequence genome encodes these proteins:
- a CDS encoding uncharacterized protein (unknown protein; FUNCTIONS IN: molecular_function unknown; INVOLVED IN: biological_process unknown; LOCATED IN: endomembrane system; Has 30201 Blast hits to 17322 proteins in 780 species: Archae - 12; Bacteria - 1396; Metazoa - 17338; Fungi - 3422; Plants - 5037; Viruses - 0; Other Eukaryotes - 2996 (source: NCBI BLink).) — protein sequence MGLKMSSNALLLSLFLLLLCLFSEIGGSETTHWKIVEEPVRGQIATPPSLTCGGQRLGGPQPRLSPCPRPRPRPRPRTGS from the exons ATGGGTTTGAAAATGTCAAGCAATGCACTTCTtctatctttgtttcttctacttctttgtctcttttctgAAATTGGAGGGAGTGAGACAACTCACTGGAAAATAG TAGAAGAACCAGTAAGAGGGCAAATTGCAACCCCTCCATCTCTAACATGCGGAGGCCAAAGACTTGGAGGACCACAACCACGTTTAAGTCCATGCCCGCGTCCACGGCCAAGGCCACGGCCACGTACAGGCTCTTAA
- the FT gene encoding PEBP (phosphatidylethanolamine-binding protein) family protein yields the protein MQIRNSINMCRGFMPMIQIKEAETKTSKTETINTEKPPVCSRSKMSINIRDPLIVSRVVGDVLDPFNRSITLKVTYGQREVTNGLDLRPSQVQNKPRVEIGGEDLRNFYTLVMVDPDVPSPSNPHLREYLHWLVTDIPATTGTTFGNEIVCYENPSPTAGIHRVVFILFRQLGRQTVYAPGWRQNFNTREFAEIYNLGLPVAAVFYNCQRESGCGGRRL from the exons ATGCAAATCCGAAACAGTATAAATATGTGTAGAGGGTTCATGCCTATGATACAAAttaaagaagcagaaacaaaaacaagtaaaacagaaacaatcaACACAGAGAAACCACCTGTTTGTTCAAGATCAAAGATGTCTATAAATATAAGAGACCCTCTTATAGTAAGCAGAGTTGTTGGAGACGTTCTTGATCCGTTTAATAGATCAATCACTCTAAAGGTTACTTATGGCCAAAGAGAGGTGACTAATGGCTTGGATCTAAGGCCTTCTCAGGTTCAAAACAAGCCAAGAGTTGAGATTGGTGGAGAAGACCTCAGGAACTTCTATACTTTG GTTATGGTGGATCCAGATGTTCCAAGTCCTAGCAACCCTCACCTCCGAGAATATCTCCATTG GTTGGTGACTGATATCCCTGCTACAACTGGAACAACCTTTG gcAATGAGATTGTGTGTTACGAAAATCCAAGTCCCACTGCAGGAATTCATCGTGTCGTGTTTATATTGTTTCGACAGCTTGGCAGGCAAACAGTGTATGCACCAGGGTGGCGCCAGAACTTCAACACTCGCGAGTTTGCTGAGATCTACAATCTCGGCCTTCCCGTGGCCGCAGTTTTCTACAATTGTCAGAGGGAGAGTGGCTGCGGAGGAAGAAGACTTTAG
- a CDS encoding uncharacterized protein (unknown protein; FUNCTIONS IN: molecular_function unknown; INVOLVED IN: biological_process unknown; LOCATED IN: endomembrane system.) — MGLKMSSNALLLSLFLLLLCLFSEIGGSETTHWKIEEPVRGQIATPPSLTCGGQRLGGPQPRLSPCPRPRPRPRPRTGS; from the exons ATGGGTTTGAAAATGTCAAGCAATGCACTTCTtctatctttgtttcttctacttctttgtctcttttctgAAATTGGAGGGAGTGAGACAACTCACTGGAAAATAG AAGAACCAGTAAGAGGGCAAATTGCAACCCCTCCATCTCTAACATGCGGAGGCCAAAGACTTGGAGGACCACAACCACGTTTAAGTCCATGCCCGCGTCCACGGCCAAGGCCACGGCCACGTACAGGCTCTTAA
- a CDS encoding uncharacterized protein (unknown protein; FUNCTIONS IN: molecular_function unknown; INVOLVED IN: biological_process unknown; LOCATED IN: endomembrane system; EXPRESSED IN: 22 plant structures; EXPRESSED DURING: 13 growth stages; BEST Arabidopsis thaliana protein match is: unknown protein (TAIR:AT1G65486.1); Has 23 Blast hits to 23 proteins in 2 species: Archae - 0; Bacteria - 0; Metazoa - 0; Fungi - 0; Plants - 23; Viruses - 0; Other Eukaryotes - 0 (source: NCBI BLink).), with the protein MGSKSPNIVALVLPLLLILYTLSSQVEVVESTGRKLAFWGNPIVWTPHSNSCGGSPASVFASSKWTTGRPCRRSRPPGTNIPVSDQSP; encoded by the exons ATGGGTTCAAAGTCACCAAATATTGTCGCACTTGTGTTACCACTACTTCTTATACTTTACACTCTTTCCTCTCAAGTTGAAGTCGTGGAATCTACAGGGCGCAAACTTG CGTTTTGGGGAAATCCTATCGTGTGGACTCCACACTCAAATTCATGTGGAGGTTCTCCAGCATCAGTATTTGCTTCTTCCAAGTGGACGACAGGCCGACCATGCAGACGTAGTCGTCCTCCAGGAACTAATATTCCTGTTTCTGATCAATCTCCATAG
- a CDS encoding uncharacterized protein (unknown protein; FUNCTIONS IN: molecular_function unknown; INVOLVED IN: N-terminal protein myristoylation; LOCATED IN: endomembrane system; EXPRESSED IN: 9 plant structures; EXPRESSED DURING: LP.06 six leaves visible, LP.04 four leaves visible, 4 anthesis, petal differentiation and expansion stage, LP.08 eight leaves visible; BEST Arabidopsis thaliana protein match is: unknown protein (TAIR:AT1G65486.1); Has 22 Blast hits to 22 proteins in 2 species: Archae - 0; Bacteria - 0; Metazoa - 0; Fungi - 0; Plants - 22; Viruses - 0; Other Eukaryotes - 0 (source: NCBI BLink).): protein MGSKTSTNMVALLLSLLILIFTLSSQVKVVEATSRKLANGRPIVWTPASRSCGASHASWKKNNGPCKRPPRTAPASYNSP from the exons atgggttcGAAGACATCAACAAATATGGTTGCTCTTCTCTTATCTCTTCTTATTCTGATTTTCACTCTTTCCTCTCAAGTTAAAGTCGTCGAGGCTACAAGTCGCAAACTTG CAAACGGAAGGCCCATCGTGTGGACTCCGGCATCTAGATCATGTGGAGCTTCCCATGCATCGTGGAAGAAGAATAATGGACCTTGTAAACGTCCTCCGAGAACAGCTCCTGCTTCTTACAACTCTCcttaa
- a CDS encoding uncharacterized protein (unknown protein; FUNCTIONS IN: molecular_function unknown; INVOLVED IN: biological_process unknown; LOCATED IN: chloroplast; BEST Arabidopsis thaliana protein match is: unknown protein (TAIR:AT1G65490.1); Has 16 Blast hits to 16 proteins in 2 species: Archae - 0; Bacteria - 0; Metazoa - 0; Fungi - 0; Plants - 16; Viruses - 0; Other Eukaryotes - 0 (source: NCBI BLink).) has protein sequence MTTSRNEAEAWAFNGAPIVFTPPSSSCGGSPAAVMASEWMPRRPCRRTRPPGTNIPVSQSP, from the exons ATGACTACCTCACGGAATGAGGCTGAGG CGTGGGCGTTTAACGGAGCACCTATCGTATTTACTCCACCCTCAAGTTCATGTGGAGGTTCTCCGGCAGCAGTAATGGCTTCCGAGTGGATGCCACGCCGACCATGCAGACGTACTCGTCCTCCCGGAACTAACATCCCTGTTTCTCAATCTCCTTAA
- the FT gene encoding PEBP (phosphatidylethanolamine-binding protein) family protein (FLOWERING LOCUS T (FT); FUNCTIONS IN: phosphatidylethanolamine binding, protein binding; INVOLVED IN: photoperiodism, flowering, positive regulation of flower development, regulation of flower development; LOCATED IN: nucleus, cytoplasm; EXPRESSED IN: 14 plant structures; EXPRESSED DURING: 7 growth stages; CONTAINS InterPro DOMAIN/s: Phosphatidylethanolamine-binding, conserved site (InterPro:IPR001858), Phosphatidylethanolamine-binding protein PEBP (InterPro:IPR008914); BEST Arabidopsis thaliana protein match is: PEBP (phosphatidylethanolamine-binding protein) family protein (TAIR:AT4G20370.1); Has 2182 Blast hits to 2182 proteins in 306 species: Archae - 0; Bacteria - 0; Metazoa - 594; Fungi - 140; Plants - 1404; Viruses - 3; Other Eukaryotes - 41 (source: NCBI BLink).): MSINIRDPLIVSRVVGDVLDPFNRSITLKVTYGQREVTNGLDLRPSQVQNKPRVEIGGEDLRNFYTLVMVDPDVPSPSNPHLREYLHWLVTDIPATTGTTFGNEIVCYENPSPTAGIHRVVFILFRQLGRQTVYAPGWRQNFNTREFAEIYNLGLPVAAVFYNCQRESGCGGRRL, translated from the exons ATGTCTATAAATATAAGAGACCCTCTTATAGTAAGCAGAGTTGTTGGAGACGTTCTTGATCCGTTTAATAGATCAATCACTCTAAAGGTTACTTATGGCCAAAGAGAGGTGACTAATGGCTTGGATCTAAGGCCTTCTCAGGTTCAAAACAAGCCAAGAGTTGAGATTGGTGGAGAAGACCTCAGGAACTTCTATACTTTG GTTATGGTGGATCCAGATGTTCCAAGTCCTAGCAACCCTCACCTCCGAGAATATCTCCATTG GTTGGTGACTGATATCCCTGCTACAACTGGAACAACCTTTG gcAATGAGATTGTGTGTTACGAAAATCCAAGTCCCACTGCAGGAATTCATCGTGTCGTGTTTATATTGTTTCGACAGCTTGGCAGGCAAACAGTGTATGCACCAGGGTGGCGCCAGAACTTCAACACTCGCGAGTTTGCTGAGATCTACAATCTCGGCCTTCCCGTGGCCGCAGTTTTCTACAATTGTCAGAGGGAGAGTGGCTGCGGAGGAAGAAGACTTTAG
- a CDS encoding uncharacterized protein (unknown protein; FUNCTIONS IN: molecular_function unknown; INVOLVED IN: biological_process unknown; LOCATED IN: endomembrane system; BEST Arabidopsis thaliana protein match is: unknown protein (TAIR:AT1G65490.1); Has 30201 Blast hits to 17322 proteins in 780 species: Archae - 12; Bacteria - 1396; Metazoa - 17338; Fungi - 3422; Plants - 5037; Viruses - 0; Other Eukaryotes - 2996 (source: NCBI BLink).), which produces MGLMSPNIAAFVLPMLLVLFTISSQVEVVESTGRKLSWAFNGAPIVFTPPSSSCGGSPAAVMASEWMPRRPCRRTRPPGTNIPVSQSP; this is translated from the exons atgggttTGATGTCACCAAATATCGCTGCATTTGTGTTACCAATGCTTCTTGTACTTTTCACTATTTCCTCTCAAGTTGAAGTTGTGGAATCTACAGGCCGAAAACTTT CGTGGGCGTTTAACGGAGCACCTATCGTATTTACTCCACCCTCAAGTTCATGTGGAGGTTCTCCGGCAGCAGTAATGGCTTCCGAGTGGATGCCACGCCGACCATGCAGACGTACTCGTCCTCCCGGAACTAACATCCCTGTTTCTCAATCTCCTTAA
- a CDS encoding uncharacterized protein (unknown protein; FUNCTIONS IN: molecular_function unknown; INVOLVED IN: biological_process unknown; LOCATED IN: endomembrane system.) yields the protein MTGKAPFFVILIAALLLLSSFFFGEVKAISTKQPKHRKLGNREGDENRSNEIVVQMKARVKRSKSKRGPQKKEPYKKPPCSPPTHPA from the exons ATGACAGGAAAGGCACCATTCTTCGTGATTCTCATCGCAGCTCTGCtccttttgtcttctttcttcttcggaGAAGTAAAAGCTATATCGACCAAACAACCAAAGCATCGGAAGCTCG ggaatagagaaggagatgaaaatAGGAGCAATGAAATTGTTGTCCAAATGAAAGCAAGAGTAAAGCGAAGCAAGTCAAAAAGGGGACCCCAGAAAAAGGAACCTTATAAGAAGCCACCTTGCAGTCCCCCAACTCATCCAGCATAA
- a CDS encoding uncharacterized protein (unknown protein; Has 5 Blast hits to 5 proteins in 2 species: Archae - 0; Bacteria - 0; Metazoa - 0; Fungi - 0; Plants - 5; Viruses - 0; Other Eukaryotes - 0 (source: NCBI BLink).), translating into MWTKYLVEYEAEFGAAFVHDVFEDALRQRAKIAPVTVRICWTPSYVTVVGQGGIYQSSVDEIAANVSATSSWCSVR; encoded by the exons ATGTGGACCAAGTACTTGGTAGAGTATGAAGCTGAATTTGGAGCTGCTTTCGTTCATGATGTTTTTGAAGATGCTCTTCGACAAAGGGCTAAAATTGCACCGGTTACCGTCAGAATTTGCTGGACTCCAAGCTACGTAACTGTTGTTGGACAg GGAGGAATTTACCAATCCAGTGTGGATGAGATTGCAGCTAATGTTTCGGCCACTTCCTCTTGGTGCTCCGTCCGGTGA
- a CDS encoding uncharacterized protein (unknown protein; FUNCTIONS IN: molecular_function unknown; INVOLVED IN: biological_process unknown; LOCATED IN: endomembrane system; EXPRESSED IN: 14 plant structures; EXPRESSED DURING: 9 growth stages; BEST Arabidopsis thaliana protein match is: unknown protein (TAIR:AT1G65486.1); Has 23 Blast hits to 23 proteins in 2 species: Archae - 0; Bacteria - 0; Metazoa - 0; Fungi - 0; Plants - 23; Viruses - 0; Other Eukaryotes - 0 (source: NCBI BLink).), which produces MGMKSPNIAAFMLPLLLILFTLSSQLKVVESTGRKLAWGFSGTPIVYTPPSRSCGTSPAVFTSKWRRPRPCRLPPGSYIPASDQSP; this is translated from the exons atgggtatgaAGTCTCCAAATATTGCTGCATTTATGTTACCACTGCTTCTTATACTTTTCACGCTTTCCTCTCAGCTTAAAGTCGTGGAATCTACAGGCCGCAAACTTG CGTGGGGGTTTTCGGGAACACCTATCGTGTACACACCACCTTCAAGGTCATGTGGAACTTCTCCAGCAGTATTCACTTCGAAGTGGAGGAGACCCCGACCATGCAGGCTTCCTCCAGGCAGTTATATTCCTGCTTCTGACCAATCTCCTTAA
- the ECI1 gene encoding delta(3), delta(2)-enoyl CoA isomerase 1 (''delta(3), delta(2)-enoyl CoA isomerase 1'' (ECI1); FUNCTIONS IN: carnitine racemase activity, catalytic activity, dodecenoyl-CoA delta-isomerase activity; INVOLVED IN: fatty acid catabolic process, metabolic process; LOCATED IN: peroxisome; EXPRESSED IN: 21 plant structures; EXPRESSED DURING: 10 growth stages; CONTAINS InterPro DOMAIN/s: Crotonase, core (InterPro:IPR001753); BEST Arabidopsis thaliana protein match is: 3-hydroxyacyl-CoA dehydratase 1 (TAIR:AT4G14440.1); Has 6860 Blast hits to 6860 proteins in 1261 species: Archae - 142; Bacteria - 4521; Metazoa - 587; Fungi - 178; Plants - 198; Viruses - 0; Other Eukaryotes - 1234 (source: NCBI BLink).), translating into MCSLEKRDRLFILKLTGDGEHRLNPTLLDSLRSTINQIRSDPSFSQSVLITTSDGKFFSNGYDLALAESNPSLSVVMDAKLRSLVADLISLPMPTIAAVTGHASAAGCILAMSHDYVLMRRDRGFLYMSELDIELIVPAWFMAVIRGKIGSPAARRDVMLTAAKVTADVGVKMGIVDSAYGSAAETVEAAIKLGEEIVQRGGDGHVYGKMRESLLREVLIHTIGEYESGSSVVRSTGSKL; encoded by the coding sequence atgTGTTCATTAGAGAAACGTGATCGTCTTTTCATACTAAAACTCACCGGCGACGGCGAACACCGTCTAAACCCAACCTTACTCGACTCTCTCCGCTCCACCATCAACCAAATCCGATCAGATCCATCATTTTCACAATCAGTACTCATCACAACATCAGATGGtaaattcttctccaacggCTACGATCTCGCTTTAGCCGAGTCAAatccttctctctctgttgTAATGGACGCAAAACTTAGATCCTTAGTCGCCGATCTAATCTCTCTTCCTATGCCAACAATCGCCGCCGTCACAGGTCACGCTTCCGCCGCGGGATGTATTTTAGCGATGAGTCATGATTATGTATTGATGCGTCGTGATAGAGGTTTTTTGTATATGAGTGAATTGGATATTGAGTTGATAGTTCCGGCGTGGTTTATGGCTGTTATTAGGGGTAAGATTGGTTCTCCGGCGGCCAGAAGGGATGTGATGTTGACGGCGGCGAAAGTGACGGCGGATGTGGGTGTTAAGATGGGGATTGTTGATTCGGCGTATGGTAGTGCGGCGGAGACGGTTGAAGCCGCCATTAAGTTAGGTGAGGAGATTGTTCAGAGAGGTGGTGATGGACACGTGTATGGTAAGATGAGAGAGAGTCTTTTAAGAGAGGTTCTTATCCATACGATTGGTGAATATGAGAGTGGTTCAAGTGTGGTGCGTAGCACTGGATCTAAACTTTAG